Genomic DNA from Papaver somniferum cultivar HN1 unplaced genomic scaffold, ASM357369v1 unplaced-scaffold_29, whole genome shotgun sequence:
acttgatttgatttaatatatgaacctgttttgatttcttcatatgattatcattTGTTTCTACTATAATgaatgtttatgattgatttgattgttctaggtggccaactaTATCAGCTCCTTGATTGATCTATATACAATAAaaggttaggatatccgtgtaatttttGAATAACTCCTATACAAGTAGAAAatgtgagaccttgcagagggattcagTAAAACAATCGCATGTAGAAACAACATTAAAAGTGGATCTTGTGCTAGGAGTCTATCTACTAGGATTGACCTAAGTCACAAAACATTAAGCATTCGACCAAGTTACACCTTTGGTCGCAACTAGTTGGTGGTTTGGATGAATAAAATCTGATATTCGAGCGCTTCAGTATCTagtgaccaaaggactttagaAGATAACACTTCTCTGACTGCTTTGTCTACCATTGATGATAATTATGATTAATGGcaaatttacaaaaatatatgAACTCACTAAAATTTTAGTAACGAAGAAGCAACAGAGATTAGATCTTAAAGTTTTCTTAGTTTCTATTTTTCCTCTTCGGTCTTTACTTTCTAACCTAGAAAGTGTTAATAAGACTTTTTTCTTTGGCGCTATTTGAAGTTTCTATACTAAAGTTTGCATGATTTAGGTGAATAGTACACTATGTACTCCGAAGAAAAGACCGTTTTCTTAAAACCCCTGGcatcttgttttttttcttaatttatttaAGCCTCTATTTTGCTTGgtaaatttattaattttataGTAAAAATATTGTTAGAGTCGACGTGGACTATATTACTCAATATCTGCGCTTATAAATTTTTAGGTCATTATGGTGAACTTATTACTTTTATAGCAAAAGCATTGCCACATTATGATAAACTTATAGTAAAAACATTGTCAGATATTATCAAAATTtaataaatatttaaatttattaTCCAATATTAAAAATTATCAAAGGTGTTTCCCTTTATTTTTAAAAAACATTAGGAGAAAGTTATATTAAACCTTAAATTACAATTCTTTTTCTTTACACGGTAAGTGCTGAAATTGAAACTTTTTATTCACTAGAAAAATTTAGTAAGTTTTATGGCCATAGAAGaattgaaaaatctaaagagtctCAAACCAGCTTTACAAACCAATTTAGGTACTTTGTTATTAGTTTCAAAAGCTCCATAGATTTTATTCAGCTTCCTTCAAATTGTTGTCTTTCCCCGGCTAAGAGTGTGTGTTCGTTGCCGGCCCCTTCAAAGCTCTATGCATCAAAAGCTACCCCGAATCTTTATGGCTGCTTCTGTTTTGTATACAGATACTTTCCTCATCAAAAAACATTTCCAATGACTGACTAATGGAGAAATTAATTGGCCAAGTCAAACACTAAATGGTGAGGATTACAACATTTAGCACCAATATAGAGTAGTGCTAAATTGTCCACTATTGCTGGCCAGGGTAATATGGCAGCTGATGTTGAAAAATACAAACAAGGGGTTATGTTCACATATATCATCCcacatcagcagcaacaacacacCATTCACTAATTAGACAAGGGTTGGTCTACCAATATACTATAGCACTTGTAAATAACCAAAATAAGACTACCAAGACTCTAATAAAGTCATTATCAAgaagatttttgttagagggagagcaaaatGTGATCCGAGGAGAGAAAAAAACAGAGTCAACTCGTTAACTAGGTCTATTTTCACACTGAGTCGAGTTTCATATTTTTACAGACTGAAATACCCATATCTCTTATCGGTAGATTTCATGTTTTAAGTTTAACCGGATCATCTCAAACTTTGCtcatgggttttttttttctttgaagttGCAATTTATTAGAATTAAAGGTTGGTTCTTACATTGCGAGTGTAGATAACCCCGTTTCTGTCATTGCTTACAGTATTGGACAGAAGTGCTGGGCATGTGTTATCCTAAATTCTTGTAGTTGATGTAGTTAGGTTTTTTTGTTGATGTTCTACCGCTTCATTTTCTAGTTTGTCCATTTTCTGGTTGGCTTCCCTGTATGTGTGCGTGAGTTTGACATGTGGGATTGTCTCTATTAGCATGTTGATTTCTTGTGTCATTCCTTTTAGGTACCATGGTATGTCTTCTTTCTGATTTTGCATTAGGTGAACTAGAGCCATTGAGTAAACTTCAAACCATACCATAGACCAGCGTTGTTGTTTCTCCATTTTTGTTGCTAATAAGAGCCCACAAGTTTCTGCGACAATTGTCGTCGTGATGCCTAGTGGGGTTGCCAATGGCATGATGATTTGACCATAGTTGTTCTTCCAATACAACCTTCTCCTGCTGGTCCCGGATTTTCTCTTGCCACTTCGTAAGAGTTGATTTTGATCCATTGTTGTGTTGGTGGTTGTCATTTGATGTGTATAGTTTTTTCCACCCGTGTTGTTGTGGATCGGGTTTGTGGTTGTTGTCCTAAGTAGATTGGTGCAAGATTTTGTTGTTCCCATTGGTATTCTGCAAACATCGTTAGGATTATGCTTTTGAGTTGTTGTGGAGTCTGTTTATTCCTTTGATAAACCTGTTGATTGCGTAGACAAAGGTGCCAGATAGTGAATCCGAAAATAGGTCTGGTAATTGTATGTAGGTTGGTAGCTAAGACTTCTCCAAAACTGTTTGGTTTGCCGGAGGGTTTGTATTTGGACTTCTTGGGAGATGGGTGATGATCAGATTCCATAGTATTGTCGCTTGACTGCATTCAAAAAATAGGTGTTCTTTTGTTTCTCTACGAAGAGAGCATACTGGACATAGGTTTGAAGGGGTGACGTTGAAGTGGTGTAATTTTTCGAAGGTTGGTAGTCCTTCTAAAGAAACTTTCTATAAGAAAAGTCGGTGTTTTGGTGGACATTGTAGATTCCAGATCTATAGTCCACAAGGTTGGTGTTTGAGGTTGATGGGTTTGAAGGTGGGTGATTTGTTGTAGATTGATGGTTTTTGGTGATGATTATGTATCCAATTTTTGCGGTGTATTCTCCACTTTTTGAATATGGCCAAACATAACGGTCTTGAGTTGAATGGTTTGGGAGGTGAATATTGATGATTTTTTGGTCCGTGGTTTGATCGAATGATTGATAAATGGTTTAATGGTTCCATGAATTTGAATATGAGTTGATGAGAAACGCCACTTTTATGTCGTGTGGTAAGGTAATTGTCATTGGAGTTGATTGTTGTGGTATCCATTTATCATTGATGTTTGTTGTTTCTCCATTGCAAATGATTTTGAAACAATTATCCTGCAAAATAGAAACCAAGTTAGTTAAACCTTTCCAGTATGGGCTCGCACTTGGTAGTATTGGGTTGGTGCTCAGATGATCTAACAAAGGTGTGTAATTGAGGTATTTGTCGTCACACATATTTTTCCAAATTGTTTGATGGTTTGATTGTAACTTCCATGCTCTCTTGAGTATTAAAGCTGGGTTGTGTTGTTTATTGCTCCCAATGCCGACTCCACCTTTTAGCTTAGCTCGCGCCAATTTATCCCATCCAATGGggttcatcttctttttttgatgattgtgtcccaaaaaaaaaatcccgaATGATTCTATGAATCTTTGTATGCACATGTTCTGGAAGCATTTGCGTCTGCATGATATGGTTGGCAGTCGGGGTGAGGGAAGTATTAATCAATACTAACCTTCCTGCGTTATTCACACACTTTGTGTTCCAACCATGGGCTTTTCGCCGCAGTCTTTCTAGAAGATCTACATGCATATGAGATGAGTACCTGCCATTTTTGAAAGTTACTCCCAAGTATTTTGGTGGTATTGAGGTAGGCGTGATATTGAACATTGTCTCAAGTTCTTGAATTTGTTCTGGACAGAGTTTTGGGTGGTGTATGAGGCTAGACTTATCCCTGTTTATGGCTTGCCCTGCAGACGAAGAGTAGGAGTGTACATTTTGTTGTAACTTGTTACACGTTGCTGGTTTGGCCATGCATGTGATGAGAAGATCGTCGGCGTACATCAAGAGTGGTAGTGCCAACCAAAACTTATATACATATTATTATCACATATACTGATGTACTTCATAGTTGGGCTGTTCCCTTCATTAGGTGTGAAATGTGATGCTGGTGCAGTATAGGTGGGCCCTTCTTGGCGATTCTCAAAACTTGCAGTTCTCCTTTCATCTCATATTTATCTAGGTTAGTAGAGAGAATTTAGGCACAAATGATGCACAAATACGGAGACAATGGATCGCCTTGTCGAAGCCCTCTTGTTGGTTTGATATGACCGTGACGTGTGCCATTAATATTGATGGCATAAGTGACACTTGTGATGCACGTCATGATGTATTGATTGGAGTTGCACTTAAGAAACCCCAATCTAAACTGTCATATGCCTTCTTGATGTCCAATTTCAGGGACACTTTTGGGGACTTTGTTGGAGAAGATGATCTTATGTAATGAAACAGTTTAGCTGCCACAGAGATGTTATCATGGATTGCTCGATTGGGTACTAACGCACTTTGGAATGGGATTATAATGAATTAAAAGATCGGCCTTAATCTATTTACCAAGATTTTGGCAATCACTTTATAAGTCACATTACAGAGGCCGATCGGTCTGAAATCTCTCGTTGATGTCaggttttgtttttttgggaTTAGGATGATGTGGGTATGGTTTATCGGGTATTGGATATGGTTATGGGTAAATAAATCTTCAACCATTGCCCATAAATCTGGGCCTGCTATGTCGCTAAGTTCTTTAAAGAACTTACCACTATAGCCATCTGGGCCGGGTGCCTACTCCGATCCAATAAATTTTAAAGCCACTTCAAATTCCTCATACGTGACTGGTGCTATTAGCTTATTGCACTGAATGGTTGAGATTCTTGGATGGAAGTCTTCAAAAAGGGTCAAATCGATAGttgttggggggggggggggggggggggggggggggggggggggggggggggggggggggggggggggggggggggggggcttgTTGgtaaattgacgtttagtccaaAAGTTACTGGGCTTCGGACGCTTTAGTCCTCTCATCTCAGGCCtagtactctctagtccaaaaaagtcccgtctcaaacaatttaacccaaatatggacgagttagtccaaaattGTGACTGATCCCGATTTTCATGTATTTCCAATATCCCGTAACTACCCTTGAGACCATTCCATACATAAAACGAGGATTTTAAATCGAAGATTTCAGATCTCAAACATGAGTTCAAAACAGGGAGCCAGACAGAGAAGAAATTCGTAGGATATTTaacagtttcagagagaaatttggTTGCGATTCAACTTTAGATTACTGGTAAAGTGTAGTTGCGGGATTATTTTTGGACTAGAGATTTGAATTCATGTTAGATTTCAGAGATAGATGATCCAGAACTCAACTTTACAAGTAACAACGATTTAACAGTTTCATAGAGTTTATGTTGGATTTCACGAATTCCTGATATTTAATGGAATTCAAATTCAGGTTACTTCTGTTTTTGCTTCATcgttgaatctcttttctgatatttagttttttttttttgattttatcagttgatgatatgaattcaatTTTTTACATCTTATTGTTTGtatgttattgatttgatttttggtgtattttagcttttgattttcggggaatgattttgattactgttttttggtgtttggtgttatgatgcatgatatgaaatcgaaCTGATATTAGATCATATGCTTTTGGTTTATTCAATTATGTGTTCTAGTAATATTCTGAATCTTTTGTtatatcttcgattaatcgatggAATAGTTTTGATTTGAAGTTTACTGTTATTTGATTTTTGCCTTCGATTAAATGTGTACTTTCCTGTACACTCTTCAAGTTTTAGGTTATGCGAATCTGAAACTATTATTATATCTTTTGTTATATGTAGGTGTATCAAATATGTCTGAGAAGTTTGTTCATgctgttttgaatcatggtgaacATTCTTCTGCATTTCGTGTTAATACTTTAATCACCGTTTATGAATTGAAGCATTTTTCCTGTGAGCAGTGGAGGTCTTTTTCCCCTTTGAGTATACGTTTTTCCTATATGGATACTAATCAAGTAGTTTTTATACAAGGTGATATACAACTTCAAGGTTTGTTGCTCTTGTTATTCAGATGAAcaatgaagatttctatttgaatgTTGATGTGATTCCGAAGCATACTGGTTGTAGCACTATTTCAAGGTCTTTGTTTCGTTCTAATTCTGGTTGTAGAAGTAGTTCTGGTGCTAGTACTTCAAACTCCTGTGTAAGTGAAAGTCCTAAGCTTGTAAGGGTGGTCGATCATGACGCGGACAAGGCCAAGCCTTTCATTATCGATGAATGGCGTTATGTTTTTGACAATATTGGTAGAGAATTTGTGGGTGGTGTTAAAGTTGTAAGGATTGATGTTGATCAATACAAGATGTGTACTGGTTACAAGATTCTTATTTTTAAAAACAACAAGACTCGTTTTACTGCGAAGTGCGAAGAAGATGGTtgtggttggaggattcactttgggcCTGTGAATAGTGACATTTCTCGGTTTGTGCTGAAAGATTCTAACGTTATTCACAGGTTAGTGGTGTTCACTTGCTTTTTTGATCCATGttattgatttttaggttttaatatgtagacttgttttaggtgtacattttggtgcacattacttattgTAGGCTTTTTGGATGGCACttgtggtgtaaatttcatattcttgcttggtatgtgctttctttttgcatgtgtgttgttgtttttgagaTTTTATTAAATGTACAATATGGTGCACATTAATTattccagatttttttttgtatctgtggtgttggtttgaggttgaagagtcctgtggtgacaaccaagttagttAAGCATTTGATCGCTGATAGTATACAGGGTGATCCCACTTTAAAACCCAAACAGATTATGTCACTCtttaagaagacttatgggtccaatattaagtatcaccatgcccgtaGAGGGAAAGAAGCTGTATTTGAAGATCAATATGGTGACGACGAGAAGTCGTATAACGATTTAAATTGGTATGTGAAAGCcattgagcaaactaatccttatatctttgtgaaacttgaagttgatgaagaaactgGAAGATTTAAGCGGATTTTCATCTGTTTCGGTGCTTGCAAGCATATCTATAGGTATCTCAggcccatgatttacttggacgctACTTTCCTCATTGGTAGATTCGGGGGTACTTTGATGGCTGCAACATGTGGCAATGGAAATGATGGTTTTTACCCATATGCCTTTGCTATTGTTTTATCTGAAAACAAAgacaattggttttggtttctggatAATCTTCAACAAGTGGTTGATGATCGTCCAattgttttccttagtgatcgtCATGAAGGACTTCTGCAGGGCATTCCAAGAGCATTTCCTGGTTCATATCACAGCTATTGCTTTTACCACATCAAGTgcaatctccctattggaaaaggTGATGCGAATTACAATGCCGTTATTGATTTATTTTACAAAGATGCTTACTCTTACACAACAGCGaactttgaagaagctttgcGGGGCATGCATGCAATTGGTTGTGGACATGTTGCTAATTATATCAGGAGCATTCCAAAGGATAAATGGGCAAATACATTTTTCCCTATATGCAGATATGCTGCTCACTCTTCATCTATTGCCGAGTCATTCAATAACTGGACTCTTGAGTTCAAAAAGCTGCCTGCTTT
This window encodes:
- the LOC113341361 gene encoding uncharacterized protein LOC113341361, yielding MSEKFVHAVLNHGEHSSAFRVNTLITVYELKHFSCEQWRSFSPLSIRFSYMDTNQMNNEDFYLNVDVIPKHTGCSTISRSLFRSNSGCRSSSGASTSNSCVSESPKLVRVVDHDADKAKPFIIDEWRYVFDNIGREFVGGVKVVRIDVDQYKMCTGYKILIFKNNKTRFTAKCEEDGCGWRIHFGPVNSDISRFVLKDSNVIHSIQGDPTLKPKQIMSLFKKTYGSNIKYHHARRGKEAVFEDQYGDDEKSYNDLNWYLRPMIYLDATFLIGRFGGTLMAATCGNGNDGFYPYAFAIVLSENKDNWFWFLDNLQQVVDDRPIVFLSDRHEGLLQGIPRAFPGSYHSYCFYHIKCNLPIGKGDANYNAVIDLFYKDAYSYTTANFEEALRGMHAIGCGHVANYIRSIPKDKWANTFFPICRYAAHSSSIAESFNNWTLEFKKLPAFGLLDAIQ